In Vitis vinifera cultivar Pinot Noir 40024 chromosome 11, ASM3070453v1, a genomic segment contains:
- the LOC100259301 gene encoding uncharacterized protein LOC100259301 isoform X2: protein MANAWKRDRPPRLLSPRILLLLFSSSLLLLIFLFLSSRTPSPIPVSAFKTLIPSRTIQPFDCFKCPQSHPVIANIVEGVKYPFLYSLSDFGTLPDKPHKNIVRILKGKPFRKPDISLTVQEILEKMKDQGKNGFVVDVGANVGMATFAAAVMGFRVLAFEPVFENLQRICDGIFFNRVGESVTVFEAAASDRLGNITFHKAFLRHALGQGVLKTLEGIGKMRRTQKVHAFWSKACPTYTFDACLSEAEAFLFAEGKIKKIEGKTPLNRKNPLKSK, encoded by the exons ATGGCAAATGCCTGGAAAAGAGACAGACCGCCGAGACTCCTCTCTCCCAGAATCCTTCTCCTGCTCTTCTcctcttctctcctcctcctcatcttcctcttcctctcctCTCGCACCCCTAGTCCTATCCCTGTCTCCGCTTTCAAGACCCTAATCCCCTCGCGCACGATCCAACCCTTTGATTGCTTCAAATGTCCACAGTCCCACCCTGTCATTGCCAACATCGTCGAAGGCGTCAAATACCCATTTCTTTACTCCCTCTCCGATTTTGGGACCCTGCCCGACAAGCCCCACAAGAACATTGTTCGGATCCTGAAAGGCAAGCCCTTTCGGAAACCCGATATATCGCTGACGGTTCAGGAGATTTTGGAGAAGATGAAAGATCAGGGTAAAAATGGGTTTGTTGTTGATGTTGGCGCCAATGTGGGTATGGCCACTTTTGCCGCAGCTGTGATGGGGTTTCGTGTTTTGGCGTTCGAACCGGTATTTGAGAATCTGCAGAGGATTTGCGATGGCATTTTCTTTAATCGCGTTGGGGAGTCGGTTACTGTGTTTGAAGCTGCTGCTTCGGATCGACTAGGAAATATTACATTTCATAAG gcATTTTTGAGGCATGCTCTGGGGCAAGGTGTTTTGAAAACGCTCGAAGGCATTGGAAAAATGCGAAGAACACAAAAGGTGCATGCCTTTTGGTCTAAGGCGTGCCCTACATACACCTTTGACGCCTGCCTTAGTGAAGCGGAAGCCTTTTTGTTTGCTgaggggaaaataaaaaaaattgaaggaaaaaccCCATTAAACCGCAAAAACCCATTGAAGAGCAAATAG